ACGCGGGGATGCGGTATATCACCCCAAGCGGACTTCAGGTCGCCCTCGGTGCCGAGACCTTGAACACCCCAGACGAATTGCGGTATCTTGCCGCTGTTTCGTGGACAAACGAGCGACTGGTCGATCAGATCAATGAAACGAGAGGGTTGATTAAACGCGCGACAGAACTCGCTATTGAAGCGAAACGCTCGGTTTCACGGGGTTCTAAATAGCAAGCAGAAATTATTGAGACCCCTTCGTCTCAATAGATTCCATCACCTTTTGGAGGGATGTCAGTAGTTCAGATAAGAAGTCTTGGGGTGGCACGAGTATAATTTCGATTCTCCGATTCTTGGCTTTCGCTTCGGATGTGTCGGCGGTATCTATCGGTTGGTAGAACGCGTATCCTGTCGCCGCCAAGCGTTGGGCATCGACCTCCGCATGCACCTGTAAATATTTTACGGCAGCGATTGCGCGTTCGGTTGAGAGGTTCCAGTTTCGGAGTTCGGAACCACCAATAGGAGCGTCATCGGTATGCCCCTCGACCCGCACCGCATAATCAGCATAATTCGTATTCAGTAGAACTTCCTCAGCGATTGCATCCAGAAGTGCCTTCCCCTCTGTGCTTAGGATCGCACTGCCTGTCTCAAACAGAATTTTCCCTTTAACATCGAGTTTCAACCTTCCAGCGTCATCCAATACTGCCCCGACTGTATCTTTAAATTTTTCTTGGATAGCAGCGATTGAACGCTGTGATTGTACCCGAATTCGTTGTAATTCCGATTCAATCTCGGTCAGTTTCGCGCGGAGCCCCTCTTTTTCGCGTTCAAGCGCGTTTTTGTCCTGTTGGAGCGCGTTCCGCTCGGCGGCAATTTTCCGAGCGGCTTCGCTTTCATTTTCTAATATTTCCTGCGTTTGGCTGAGTTCTGAACGCGTTTTTTTCAGCGCGCCTTGGGTTTCGGTTAACTTTTTCTCCAGATCGGCTCTTGCGGTTTCAGTTCTCCGCAAGGTGGCATGGGTAGCAGCCAGTTCCGCCTGTGTCTGTTCGAGTTTGCCCGAAGTTGAATGGAGCATCACCGCCAGAACGATGGCAGCGATAACGGCAATACAGATAGATATAATT
This window of the Candidatus Poribacteria bacterium genome carries:
- a CDS encoding OmpA family protein; the encoded protein is MSKKGILVIISICIAVIAAIVLAVMLHSTSGKLEQTQAELAATHATLRRTETARADLEKKLTETQGALKKTRSELSQTQEILENESEAARKIAAERNALQQDKNALEREKEGLRAKLTEIESELQRIRVQSQRSIAAIQEKFKDTVGAVLDDAGRLKLDVKGKILFETGSAILSTEGKALLDAIAEEVLLNTNYADYAVRVEGHTDDAPIGGSELRNWNLSTERAIAAVKYLQVHAEVDAQRLAATGYAFYQPIDTADTSEAKAKNRRIEIILVPPQDFLSELLTSLQKVMESIETKGSQ